From a single Phormidium ambiguum IAM M-71 genomic region:
- a CDS encoding helix-turn-helix transcriptional regulator: protein MAKKPTLHPHADQQAFARLMLLIATLVKYPGVGCLETEDSLTERGHNSLEQVQTYLKKLAQELHIELTNVSLPTLRKDLETLRNYQILDRRKYCSGYYLGTGAMSREELQVAFHALVSSAKYQGNPQARRIYHTLEKRLRGLNLELKGQFFYPVRQHLNRAVDYTDPEEMIRKGKNRHNLFHQLDLVEEAINSGQAIKIYRATDPYQKRNTGIIQVFPLQLIYVDIAWYLIFEYCSNGHLAIGRINRFKNYCVIINPTGRGIELQQKSLAKAHKLLENGWGLNLGEFEEQQAELAGKLTLIPIEVRFFPPVITFILEGERRHVNQKIIPGPKDSKTGQLAYVTYKIQLPPRSLSEFNLWVFRHLNNAQVISPPELVEFHRQSVQALMQRYC, encoded by the coding sequence ATGGCTAAAAAACCAACCTTACACCCCCACGCCGACCAACAAGCATTTGCCCGATTAATGTTGCTGATTGCAACCTTAGTCAAGTATCCCGGAGTTGGCTGTTTAGAAACAGAAGACTCACTAACAGAACGAGGACATAATAGTTTAGAACAAGTGCAAACTTACTTAAAAAAACTCGCTCAAGAGTTGCACATTGAACTGACTAACGTTTCTCTTCCCACCCTTCGCAAAGACTTAGAAACCTTAAGAAATTACCAAATTCTCGATCGACGCAAATACTGTTCCGGTTATTATTTAGGAACTGGAGCCATGAGTCGAGAAGAACTGCAAGTTGCCTTTCATGCCTTAGTATCCTCCGCTAAATACCAAGGAAATCCCCAAGCTAGACGCATTTATCATACATTAGAGAAACGATTACGCGGCTTAAATTTAGAACTGAAAGGACAATTTTTTTATCCAGTGAGACAGCACTTAAACCGCGCTGTTGATTATACCGATCCAGAAGAAATGATTAGAAAAGGGAAAAATCGCCATAACTTATTTCACCAACTTGATTTAGTCGAAGAAGCGATTAATTCTGGACAAGCGATCAAAATTTATCGTGCTACCGACCCCTATCAAAAACGAAATACTGGCATTATACAAGTATTTCCTTTACAATTAATTTATGTAGACATTGCTTGGTATTTAATATTTGAGTATTGTAGTAATGGACATTTAGCGATCGGACGAATCAACCGTTTTAAAAACTACTGTGTAATTATTAATCCCACTGGTAGAGGCATAGAATTGCAACAAAAAAGTTTAGCCAAAGCTCATAAATTATTAGAAAATGGTTGGGGACTTAACTTAGGCGAATTTGAAGAACAACAGGCAGAATTAGCAGGAAAATTAACTTTAATACCAATAGAAGTACGTTTTTTTCCCCCAGTTATCACCTTTATTTTAGAAGGCGAACGTCGTCATGTTAACCAAAAAATAATACCGGGGCCAAAAGATAGTAAAACTGGACAATTAGCTTATGTTACCTATAAAATTCAACTACCCCCACGTTCTTTGTCAGAATTTAACCTTTGGGTTTTTCGACATTTAAATAATGCACAAGTTATTTCACCACCTGAGTTAGTGGAATTTCACCGTCAAAGTGTCCAAGCTTTAATGCAGCGGTACTGTTAA